GGAAGCGAGCTCTTCAAGGCTATACCCAGGCGGCAGCATATCTTGAGCCATACGCTCATCCTGAGCTTCGAGCTGCCATTTTTAATAACAAAGCGGTTGCGTTGCTTCTCTCCCAAACTCCTTCCAACGGGGACGAACGCCTTCAACAAGCGCAACTGCTTCTGCAAAAAGCGGGAGTGATTGCTGGGCGCCCTGGTTTGTGGTCACCGCCGAAGTATTTGAAGAGAGCAATTCGTAAAAACTTACGAATTGTTGATGCGCTTTCTGGTAACAGTAAGAAATATCGCAGGAGAAAACATGGACTACGGCAAGGCGATAGACAGTCAGTTTGAATTGCCACTCAGGCGAACGGAGCTAGACTTTCTCTCAGGACGTTATGAGGGAAAGGTCCGAGATGCCTATCGAGGAAGAAAATATCGATACCTGATTACAACAGACCGTATTAGTTGTTTCGATGTCGTTCTTGGCGCAGTTCCATTTAAAGGACAGGTCTTGAATCAGATGGCTGATTACTGGTTTAGGAAAACAGAAGGAATTATTGAGAATCATCTTGTTGCCTGCCCTGATCCAAACGTAATGGTGGTGCACCATGTTGATATTTTACCTGTCGAGGTAGTGGTCCGTGGATATCTTGCTGGCAGTGCGTGGCGCGACTATCAGGAGGGAAGGGCAGTGAGTGGAATCAGGTTGCCCGATGGTCTTGCTTGTTATGAAAAGCTTTCAGAGCCTCTGATTACTCCATCAACGAAAGCACCAAAGGGTGAGCATGATGAGCCAATTAGTGAAATCGAAATTATTCAACGGGGAATTGTCAGCGAGAAGGTATGGGAAGAGGTGCGCACGCGAGCGCTAGAGCTTTTTCATTATGCAACGCATGAAGTTGCTAAGCGTGGACTGCTACTGGTGGACACAAAATATGAATTTGGTCTGCGAGATGGGCGAGTAGTACTAGCTGATGAGGTACATACATTAGATTCTTCTCGTTATTGGGTCTCAGCAACGTATGAATCCGCGCTGTCATCGAATACTTCTCCCGAAATGCTTGACAAGGAACCGGTAAGACAGTGGTTGATAGCACAGGGCTTTATGGGGGTGGGCACCCCGCCTCATTTACCCGATGAATACGTACGTGAACTCTCACTCCACTATATTTCAGCCTTTGAGCGTATTACAGGGGAATCATTTGTTCCCTCGGTTGGGGATACGGAAGAGAGAATCAAAGCAGTCTTAGAGGAATACGAGCTTCGGGATGAATAGCTTGCGCATCGTGCTATGTGTAGCTGAAAAGAATAAAGCACTTAAGGGATGAGGGGATCGGTTCCGCTCTGAATTTCAGCATAATCACTAGCCCCATCTCCATCGGTGTCTGAGAGCAGTGGGTTCGTTTTATATATCAGAACCTCTTCCCCATCGCTTAACTCATCTTCATCCGTATCTGTAAGCGTAGGGTTCGTAAAGTAAATGCCAATTTCTGCCGCATCATAGAGATTATCAAAATCTTGGTCCGTTACTATTTCTGCTGCAATTGGCTGAGCTTTTTCTAATCCTTTGCGTGCCCTTCGCGCCATTCGCTTGTAACCAGCTGCGCCAGGGTGAAGAGAGTCTCTTATTGCCAGTTTGTCGACGGGAATTTTATCAAAACGCACCAGCACATTTAGCCCCTGTTTCCGCAAAAGCTCGGTATTGAGATCACTGAGGAAAGGATTCTGGAAACTTCTTTCGGTCATTGGAACAGTCGCGGTGAATACGATGGGTTTTGTCCCATTGCGTTCTTCGAGGGCTCGTTCGATATATTTCTTCAGCCGATGAATTTGCATTACAACTTGAAAAGGTTGATCTCCAGTCCAGTAGCTGTTCGTTCCCACCTGAATGAGAGTATAGTCTATATCCCGAGTTCGCCTCGTCGTTTTTCCACCCTTATCAATATTCCGAATAAAAGACCTTCTTAGCTCTCGCGGGGTAGTTCCCGGGACACCCAGGTTGAGAGCTTTAAAGTGTGAGTCACCCACTAGCTGTTTGAGTCTTTTTGGATACCCCAGACCTTCTTCATCACCTACGCCTCTTACGATGCTGTCACCTGTCAGCATAAAACGAATGGAGCCATCGCAGTTCGTATCGATATACTCCAGGATGTTTGGGCAGGCAAACGCTTGAGTTGAAAAGATGAGCGCACCACCCAGTAAGATTGAGGATAGGCTATGAGATAGCCCTTGTAGGGTTTTAAAAACTTTCTGTTTGACTCTAGAAGGTGTCATACGGTTTCTAAGCGACTCTCATGCCCTGCGATAAACATATCGCGGCTGATTTCTTAAATATTTTGTTCCTGAAGTCTCTTGATTGCAAGTATCAATCAAAAAAAGGGGAAAACCGAGCTCCATGCCCTGAATCGACGCTTTCTGATGAATATATGGGGCTATACGAGGACCGTGAAAGGCAGCTATCCTTAAACGGTTATATGTGATGGGAGATTGTTCTCTGTGCGAACCTTGATTTGGCTTTTTTGTGGAATTGTTGCGGGACTCTATGTTCTTCAACCCATTTTAGACCCTGATCTCTGGTGGCACATTGCAATTGGTAAATGGATACTTGCGCACGGAGTAGTGCCGGTTCAGGAGCATTGGAATCTCTATGCGTTGGGCCAACCTTTTACCGCATATTCTTGGATGACCGAAGTCTTGTTTGCCTGGGCTGAGTCGAAGGGAGGCATCGACTGGCTCTTCTGGATGAAAGGAATTCTTATTCAAATAGTTGGCCTCTCGTTGTGTTTTGTTTATGCGAAGCTCTCAAGAGACTGGTTTTTTGGCCTACTCCTCGGGATCGTTGCTTTAATAGGGTGCCAGAGTCATTTTACGCTACGCCCACAAAGTTTTACCTGGCTATATTTAATCTGGCTCATTTATTTTTGCGAAGTTGCAGTCCGGCGAGGGCGCCTATTCCCCGCGTCTCTCGGAATTTTCTTGGTGATGAGCCTCTGGGCTAATATTCATATTACGACGATTATCGGGATTGCGGTAATTATCTTTTGGACCTTAGAGCGGAAGAACCTTGCGTTGACCGCATGGTTGGTTTTGTTTGGTTTTCTGGGAACACTTATTACTCCATATCTTGGAGGTGAGTGGCTCATTTTTCTATCGAAGACGAATCACCCTTTAGAGCATTCTTCGATCATCGAGTTTCAAGCTGCGACAATACTTCAATATCCAACAGGCTTCATGCTTTTAGGAGCATTTTTTCTTGGGATGCTCTTGTTCTTAAGGCCTCAGCTGTTCTCTCCTTCACGAACCTGTCTTGCTGGAGGCTTACTGCTTGGAGGACTTGCGGTCGTGAAGTTTCTTCCATATGCAATTCTTTTTATTTTTGCCGTTATCGCGTCGGTTTGGGGGGAGGGGAAAATCCGAAATGTTCGCTTTGGGAATCTCACTGAAGCCGTAGGAAAATTTCGCTCCTTGTTTGGAAGTAAGCATCTTCCCTTGGAGGGAGTTGGCTTTATTCTCATTTGTCTGATTTACGTTCTGGCGAAGCAGGGCATGGCTACAAAGCTTGAAACGAGCATCGTTCCCAGTGAGGCCGTTTCCTTCATGGTCGAGAAGAATATCTCTCCTCCAGTACTGCATACGTTCGGCTATGGAGGATACATGATGTATCACTATAGCAGTGATCCAAATACGGCTTCTGAGAAGGTAATTATCGATGGAAGAACGAATGTTACCCCAGCAGATGTTGGGGAAATGGTAGGAAAAGCATTCGCAGGAAAGAGAGGTTGGAGCGAAGTGATGAGTCTTTATAGGCCAAATAGCGTGCTCTGGCACGGAGATTCTCCATTGATTTCGCTTCTGCTTCTGAGCGGAGAGTGGTGTATTGTTTATCAGGCTCCCCAAACAATGCTTCAGCACACTGTGTTGATAAAGCGGGATGAGTATGAGGCTCGTAGCCAAGAGTTTCCGAACGCAGAGTGCAGCTGATAGTGAAATTGAGGATAGTAGGTGTCCTCTGCTCTTCGTATCATTCTACAGCTACGATGAATTCGTAAATATATTTAGATCTTAGGTTTTTTGCTCGAGGGGTCGACTCCTACTCCTAGGTAAGTGTGTGGAAGCAAGGATTCCCGTGGAGGTAAGTGTGTCATTCCAAGAAAATCAGTCCCATCAGGTAAAATTTCATGCCGATCGCATTCGAGAAGTCTCAATACGAGTCTTAAAATCTATAACGTTAGATCCAAGGATTACTCCAGAGGAACAGCTCGGACTCTTAACAGAGATAGCTGGTGTTCATGTAGAGCTCGCTGAGATGATCCATTCAGCGGTTGAGCATGGGTGTCATCAGGCTGTCGAAGCGTTACAAAAGCAGGGTTGTGAGGTGCCAGCCTCCCTCGAAAGGTTTCTGTAGCATTTCAAAGCCATCTTCGGCGTTAGCAACGGCAGAGAACGAGCGGTACTGCCTTGTGCGGCTGCCTGTCTACTGGCATTCTCCCCTCTATGGAGATTCAGGAGATTAAGCACCGCTTTCCCGGGATGAAGTTGTTGGTGGGGCTCGCAGCGCTGTGTGTTGTTGCCGCTGGTTTGAAAGCCGCCCAAGTAGTCTTCATTCCAATCTTGTTTTCTTTTTTTCTTGCAGTGCTTGGAACTCCGCCGACTCACTATTTAGCGCGCAAAGGGGTCCCGAAGTTTTTATCGGTTTTGATCGTTGCCATTATCATCATCACGTTACTCGCGCTTGTTGGGAATCTCTTCTTTGGTTCAATTCAAGAGTTTCGCTCTGCAGTACCTCGTTATGCTGGAGGTCTGGATGAACTTTCTCAGAAGGTGGATGATTACCTTGGTGAATTTGGTCTGGAGTATTCCACAGGCATGATTGTCGACTCTATCGAGCCGGCTGCCGTTGTGGATGTTGTCAGTAGTACCATCCGTGGGCTTTTTGGGGCAGTTTCTGTAACGGTACTTGTTTTTGTAATGATGATATTCATGCTGTATGAGGCGACGGATTTTCGCCAGAAACTCGCCTATGCCATGGGAGAAGCCTTTCAGGTTGAGCGATTTGAAGGGGTAGCAACGGATGTACAGCGATATATTCTTATAAAGACGGTAACGAGCCTCATCACAGGAATATCAGTAGGGTTAATCAACTACTTTGTCGGCGTTGATTTTTGGATCTTATGGGGCCTGATTGCATACGTGTTGAACTATATACCTTTTGTCGGCTCGATTTTTGCCGCGATTCCGGCAGTTATTTTGGGGTTTCTCCTCGGAGGAGTACCAATGGGGATAACGCTTATCATAGCGTATCTGATTGTTAATAATGTTGTGAGTAATTTTCTAGAGCCTATTCTTCTCGGGCCAAGACTAGGCCTTTCGCCGTTAGTGGTCTTTCTCTCGTTAATTGTCTGGGGATGGCTATGGGGACCAGCGGGAGCGCTTCTTTCAGTTCCGTTGACGATGATTGTGAAGATTCTCCTTGAGCACAGCGAGGAGTTGCGGTGGGTTGCTATTTTGATGACGAATCGTGGTCGGCTTTCTGCACGTGAACCAGAGGAGAGCGGAAGAGAAGAAGTGGCGTAGTCAAAATTTGCCAAGAGCTTTCGGGACGAAGCTTTAACATATTTATAGTTAGATATGATTAATATCAGGTAGTTAGCTGGAGGTTGCCTAATTTCCTGGTAGCGCACCTGTCCATGCTGTGTTATTCCGATCGTGTGGGAATATTAGAAACTGAGCACTATTCTCTTGAAGCAGAGGGACTGCGTATCACAGTCTTTCCCGAATACATAGCGGAGGATTCAAATCCGTCAGAAGATACCTTTGCCTTCTCATATACTATTACAATAGAAAATCGAAGTGGTGTTGACGTTCAATTGCTGGAAAGACACTGGATGATCTTTTCTGGTGGAACGCATATGGCCGAGGTGGTTGCACCAGGAATTTACGGTCAACAGCCCATGATTTTAAGAGAAGATATCTTTGAGTATACCAGCACTGCAACTATTCGTGACCCTATTGGGAGGATGGAGGGGAGTTATACCTTTAGAACCTCCGAAGGAAAGTTTCGGGAGATACCCATTCCATCGTTTGATCTTCACTATCCTGTTGTATTTCACTAAACTGTATCGGGCTAAACTTCATTTCGTTAAACTTCGGAGGGTAATCAGGCCTCTTAATATTTTTTGTTTTGCAGGAGTCTGAAACGCTTCCATGTGATTTCATGTTGTAAATACGGAACGTTTATTTCAGTGAGGAGTATGGCGCTAGTTGATCTTTACCAACGTATGGGGGAAGAAGCCGGTATTCGTAGGCTTGTAACAACCTTCTATCAACTGATGGATACTCTACCAGAAGCAGAGGGCATCCGATTGCTCCATCCAGAAGAGCTGGACGAATCAGAAGAGAAGCTCGTATTGTTTTTGTCTGGCTGGAGTGGTGGCCCACCCCTGTACGTTGAAAAATATGGGCATCCACGGCTTCGCATGCGTCATATGCCATTTCAGATAGGGGAATCCGAGCGCGATCAGTGGCTGTTGTGTATGCGACGTGCTTTGGAGGAGTGTATAGCGGATAAAGAGGTCAGAGACTTCCTTGATGAGAAGTTTACGCATATTGCTGACTTTATGCGAAACATGCCATGAGACGGCTGCGAAATAAAAGCGAGCGGAGAAAAAGAAGCTCTCTTTCCCCGCTCGTTTGCTGAACAGCGAAGAATACCACGAGGGACTTCTTCGCTGTGTTGCCAAAATACTAGTAGAGGTAGTGTTCTGGCTTGTAAGGACCTTCCTTGTTTACTGCCAAGTAGTCAGCCTGTTTCTTGGTTAGCTCAGTGAGTCTTACTCCAAGCTTATCAAGGTGTAGACGCGCTACTTTTTCATCCAACTTTTTTGGAAGCATGTGAACGTCTATTCCATACTTATCTGGATTCGTGAAGAGCTCAATCTGAGCAATTACTTGGTTCGTGAAAGAAGCTGACATGACAAAACTTGGATGGCCTGTTGCACATCCAAGGTTCACAAGTCGGCCACGAGCCAGCACGATAATCGAACGGCCATTTGGTAGTGTGAATTTGTCTACCTGTGGCTTGATACTCGTTTCGATGACACCCTTCGTATTTTCCAGCCACGTCATATCAATTTCATTGTCAAAGTGACCGATGTTACAAAGGATTGCCTCATTTTTCATCTCTACCATGTGCTCACCAGTTACCACATCGCAGTTTCCTGTTGCTGTAACAAAGATATCTGCCACCGAAGCAGCTGCTTCCATAGTAGTGACTTCAAATCCTTCCATTGCTGCTTGGAGCGCCAGAATTGGATCGATTTCAGTAATGAGCACTCTTGCGCCATAACCTTTCATGGACTGAGCACATCCTTTTCCAACACCGCCATACCCTGCAACGCAGACAACTTTTCCTGCAAGCATGATATCAGTAGCACGCTTGAGACCATCAGCAAGTGATTCTCGGCATCCGTATAAGTTGTCGAACTTTGACTTCGTGACAGAGTCGTTTACGTTAAAGGCTGGCATCTTCAGGGTGCCTTTTTTCGCCATCTGGTACAGTCTAGCGACGCCAGTAGTAGTCTCCTCAGATACTCCTCTGATCTCTTCAATCAGTTGCGGGAATTGTTCGTGGACCATGATCGTGAGGTCTCCGCCGTCATCCAGGAGCATGTTCGGACCCTTCCCATCAGAAAACGTGAGGGTTTGAACGATACACCAGTCATACTCCTCCTCTGTCTCCCCTTTCCATGCAAAGACAGGTATTCCCGCTGCAGCGATCGCGGCAGCCGCATGGTCTTGGGTAGAGTAAATATTACAACTTGACCAGCGGACTTCTGCACCAAGCTCAATGAGAGTTTCAATGAGCACCGCTGTCTGAATGGTCATATGGAGACATCCAGCGATCTTTGCTCCTTTTAAGGGCTTAGCATCTCTGTACTCCTCGCGAATCGCCATGAGCCCTGGCATCTCGGTCTCTGCCAGTTCAATCTCTTTTCGACCCCACTCTGCTAAAGAGATATCAGCGACTTTGTAGTCGACATCTCCTTCAGCTAATTTTTTTGCTAACGCATTTGCATTCATGATTTATTCCTTTTCATGTTTAGTCATTTCAATTACAAAAACATCTTTCTCGGCTCCAAGCACTTCAGTGTGTTGAGTTTCCAGTCCGAGCTGAGCCCCCCAACGTGAGAATGTCTCAGTATTAAATCCGAGCCAAAGATCAGCGTATCGCTCCCGCATATACTCGTTGTCATGTTCGACGAGGTCAACGACAACGAGCTTTCCATCATGGCGAAGCACTCGCGCAATATCTCTGAGTGCCTCTAGTGGTTCAGCAATATGATGAAAGACCATACACGCAATCGCACAATCGATCGTCTCATCTCCGATCGGTAGATGCTCAAGGTATCCAAGTCGTAGATCAACGGCTGATTCAATGTGTTTCAGGTTTTCTCGTGCTTGCTCAATCATGGCACTTGAATAGTCAACACCGAAGGTTTCTCCAGAGCGAGGAGCAAGTTGCTTTAAAACGGTGCCTGAGCCACATCCGAGTTCCAGCAGTGAGCATGAAGGCGAAATTCTATCTTTCAAATACGGAAGATAGTCAGCTTTTCCT
This genomic stretch from bacterium harbors:
- a CDS encoding AI-2E family transporter, with the translated sequence MEIQEIKHRFPGMKLLVGLAALCVVAAGLKAAQVVFIPILFSFFLAVLGTPPTHYLARKGVPKFLSVLIVAIIIITLLALVGNLFFGSIQEFRSAVPRYAGGLDELSQKVDDYLGEFGLEYSTGMIVDSIEPAAVVDVVSSTIRGLFGAVSVTVLVFVMMIFMLYEATDFRQKLAYAMGEAFQVERFEGVATDVQRYILIKTVTSLITGISVGLINYFVGVDFWILWGLIAYVLNYIPFVGSIFAAIPAVILGFLLGGVPMGITLIIAYLIVNNVVSNFLEPILLGPRLGLSPLVVFLSLIVWGWLWGPAGALLSVPLTMIVKILLEHSEELRWVAILMTNRGRLSAREPEESGREEVA
- a CDS encoding SGNH/GDSL hydrolase family protein, coding for MTPSRVKQKVFKTLQGLSHSLSSILLGGALIFSTQAFACPNILEYIDTNCDGSIRFMLTGDSIVRGVGDEEGLGYPKRLKQLVGDSHFKALNLGVPGTTPRELRRSFIRNIDKGGKTTRRTRDIDYTLIQVGTNSYWTGDQPFQVVMQIHRLKKYIERALEERNGTKPIVFTATVPMTERSFQNPFLSDLNTELLRKQGLNVLVRFDKIPVDKLAIRDSLHPGAAGYKRMARRARKGLEKAQPIAAEIVTDQDFDNLYDAAEIGIYFTNPTLTDTDEDELSDGEEVLIYKTNPLLSDTDGDGASDYAEIQSGTDPLIP
- a CDS encoding adenosylhomocysteinase, coding for MNANALAKKLAEGDVDYKVADISLAEWGRKEIELAETEMPGLMAIREEYRDAKPLKGAKIAGCLHMTIQTAVLIETLIELGAEVRWSSCNIYSTQDHAAAAIAAAGIPVFAWKGETEEEYDWCIVQTLTFSDGKGPNMLLDDGGDLTIMVHEQFPQLIEEIRGVSEETTTGVARLYQMAKKGTLKMPAFNVNDSVTKSKFDNLYGCRESLADGLKRATDIMLAGKVVCVAGYGGVGKGCAQSMKGYGARVLITEIDPILALQAAMEGFEVTTMEAAASVADIFVTATGNCDVVTGEHMVEMKNEAILCNIGHFDNEIDMTWLENTKGVIETSIKPQVDKFTLPNGRSIIVLARGRLVNLGCATGHPSFVMSASFTNQVIAQIELFTNPDKYGIDVHMLPKKLDEKVARLHLDKLGVRLTELTKKQADYLAVNKEGPYKPEHYLY
- the apaG gene encoding Co2+/Mg2+ efflux protein ApaG → MLCYSDRVGILETEHYSLEAEGLRITVFPEYIAEDSNPSEDTFAFSYTITIENRSGVDVQLLERHWMIFSGGTHMAEVVAPGIYGQQPMILREDIFEYTSTATIRDPIGRMEGSYTFRTSEGKFREIPIPSFDLHYPVVFH
- a CDS encoding phosphoribosylaminoimidazolesuccinocarboxamide synthase, with protein sequence MDYGKAIDSQFELPLRRTELDFLSGRYEGKVRDAYRGRKYRYLITTDRISCFDVVLGAVPFKGQVLNQMADYWFRKTEGIIENHLVACPDPNVMVVHHVDILPVEVVVRGYLAGSAWRDYQEGRAVSGIRLPDGLACYEKLSEPLITPSTKAPKGEHDEPISEIEIIQRGIVSEKVWEEVRTRALELFHYATHEVAKRGLLLVDTKYEFGLRDGRVVLADEVHTLDSSRYWVSATYESALSSNTSPEMLDKEPVRQWLIAQGFMGVGTPPHLPDEYVRELSLHYISAFERITGESFVPSVGDTEERIKAVLEEYELRDE
- a CDS encoding methyltransferase domain-containing protein; protein product: MDIAGILKALADDSRLRLLHLLSKGSFNVQELTNTLHLSQSTVSHHLKILEQAGLVSHRKEGSWAFYTISPSDQSSFEGQLLALTTEAITRSAKLTDLLEEDRRAIQQVLSARRDKGRRYFETVAQDWSQIRDEAQGKADYLPYLKDRISPSCSLLELGCGSGTVLKQLAPRSGETFGVDYSSAMIEQARENLKHIESAVDLRLGYLEHLPIGDETIDCAIACMVFHHIAEPLEALRDIARVLRHDGKLVVVDLVEHDNEYMRERYADLWLGFNTETFSRWGAQLGLETQHTEVLGAEKDVFVIEMTKHEKE